The sequence below is a genomic window from Streptosporangium lutulentum.
GCCCTGCGAACCACCGGACTGCGACCCGCCACGGGACCCGCCGGACTGGGAACCACCACGGAAGCCACCGGACGAGGAACCGCCCCTGGAGGAACCGCCCCGGAATCCACCGGACTGCGAGCCCCCACGCGATCCGCCGAACGAGGACCCGCCGCGGTCGTCGCGGCGCGGGCCGTCGGAGCGGTACCCGCCCTGCGACCCGCCGCGGTCGTCCCGGCGCGGGGCATCGGAACGGAACCCGCCACGGTCATCCCGGCGCGGGGCGTCCGAACGGAAACCCTCACGGTCGTCCCGGCGCGGGCCGTCGGAGCGGTAACCGCCCTGCGAACCACCCGAAGACCTGCCGAAGGAGCTACGCGAACCATCGCGGTCCGCACGGAACCCACCACCGCGGTCATCACGACGCGGGCCGTCCGAGCGGAACCCGCCCTGCGAACCACCGGACTGCGACCCGCCACGGGACCCGCCGGACTGGGAACCACCACGGAAGCCACCGGACGAGGAACCGCCCCTGGAGGAACCGCCCCGGAATCCACCGGACTGCGAGCCCCCACGGGAACTGCCACCGCGCGGGGCTCCGCCACGGCCTTGACCGCGTCCATCACCGGACGGGGTACTGCGCCTGTTGTTCACTACTTCTGCTCCTCTAGGGATTCCATGTCGTCGGGCAGGAACGGTGCCAGCTGGGGAAGCTCATCGAGATCCCGCAGGCCCATCCGCTCGAGAAAATACGAACTTGTCCGGTAGAGCACGGCTTGGCTCTCCGGTTCGGTGCCGGCCTCTTCGACCAGCCCCCTGGTCATCAGCGTGCGCATGACACCGTCGCTGTTGACACCTCGGATGGCCGCCACCCGAGCCCGGCTGACCGGTTGCCGGTAGGCGACCACGGCCAGGGTCTCCAGGGCGGCCTGGGTGAGCCGCGTCTGCTGGCCGTCGCGGACGAACCGCTCTACGAGCGTCGCATACTCGGCTCGCGTGTAGAACCGCCAGCCGCCCGCGACCTCTCTGAGATCAAAACCTCGGCCGGACGCGGTGTATTCCGCCGAAAGCTCACGAAGCGCCGTGCTGATCTCCTGGGTGGGCCGTTCCAGCACCTGGGCGAGGGTCACCTCGGCGACCGGTTCGTCGACCACCAGCAGGATGGCCTCCAACCCGGCGCGCAGGTCCGGCTCGGGTGCCGTGTCAGTCATCAGCGGGTTCTCTCTTCATGCTCTCGTCGTAGTCGTCGGCCACGGCGACGTCCCCGTCGTCGCTGCCGGTCCAGGTCACGTGCAGTTCCCCGAGAGGCTCCACCTGCTCGAAGGAGACGGCCGCTTCCCGGTAGAGCTCAAGGACGGCCAGGAAACGCGCGACGACCTCGAAAGTGCCGGTGCAGTCGGAGGTGAGGGCCCGGAAGGTCGCCCTGCGCACCCGTCGCAGTCGCTCGACCAGGATAACCGCCTGATCGCGGACATTGGCGAGTGGTTGGTAGATGTGGGCCACCGAAACCGACGGCGGGGTCCTGGGGGCGAAGGCCCGCCGGGCGATCTCGGCGAGACGGTCGGGGCCGATGCCCAGGATCAGCTCGGGCAGGAGGTTGGCGAACTGGGCCTCCATCGGCACGGTCCTGGGGAAGCGCAGGGCCTCGTCGGCCAGCCGGCCGGAGAAGACCTTCACGACCTCCTTGTAGGCCCGGTACTGCAGGAGTCGGGCGAACAGCAGGTCGCGGGCCTCCAGCAGGGCGAGGTCCTCCTCGTCGTCGACCTCGCCCGACGGCAGCAGCCTGGCCGCCTTGAGATCGAGCAGGGTCGCCGCGACGAGCAGGAAGTGACTCGTCTGGTCCAGGTCCCACTCCGGGCCCCTGGCCCGGATGTAGGCGATGAACTCGTCGGTCACCTGGCTGAGCGAGACCTCGGTGATGTCCAGCTTGTGCTTGGAGATCAGACCGAGCAGGAGGTCGAAAGGCCCCTCGAAGACCTCCAGATGCACCCTGAAGGTGTCACTGTCGGTCTGCGGCTGCTCGGTCATCCCTCCATTGTCCCGCAGACGGGACCACAATCACCGCTACAGCGCGTCCCATCTGGCGAGAACCTCGCGAGCGAGCTCTCGATAGGCGCTGGCGCCGAGGGAGGAGGAGTCGAAGCTGGTGATGGGTTCACCGGCCACGGTGGCGTCGGGGAAGCGAACCGTCCGGTTGATCACCGTGTGGTAGACCTTCTCGTCGAACGCCTCGACCACCCGGGCCAGCACCTCGCGGCCGTGCAGGGTACGCGCGTCGTACATGGTGGCGAGCAGGCCCTCGATCACCAGCTCGTCGTTGATGCGCTCCTGGACCTTGATGATCGTGTCCATGAGCAGCGCGACTCCGCGCAGCGCGAAGAACTCGCACTCCAGCGGCACCATCACGCCGTGCGCGCAGGCCAGCGCGTTGATCGTGAGCAGGCCGAGGGACGGCTGGCAGTCGATCAGGCACACGTCGTACTCGGGCAGGAGGGGCTTGATCACCCGGCCGAGCACCTGCTCGCGGGCCACCTCCGTGACGAGCTGGACCTCCGCGGCCGACAGGTCGATGTTGCTGGGCAGCAGGTCCATCCGCTCGACGCCGGTCTCCAGCAGCACGTCCCTGGCGGTGATCTGGCGCTCCATGAGGAGGTTGTAGACCGTCAGGTCGAGCTGGAGCGGGTTGATCCCGAGACCCACGGAGAGCGCGCCCTGCGGATCGAAGTCGACCAGCAGCACCCTCAGCCCCGCCTCGGCCAGCGCCGCGCCCAGGTTGATGGTGGTGGTCGTCTTGCCGACGCCACCCTTCTGGTTGACCATCGCGACGACCCGGGCCGGCCCGTGCACCGTACGAGGGGGTGGGTCGGGGAACACCGGGCGAGGACGCCCTGTCGGGCCGAGAACTCCCCCACTGCGAGGAGTCCCGGCGGTTTTGGTGTCACCCCAGGGATTCTCGGGGTTTCCGGGGGTCGTTCCCCGGACAGAACCGTCGGTGGTCACAGTCACCAGTCGAACCTCCCTGACGGCCTCGAACCGGACCGTCCGGACGGACACTATGGCGTCAACACGTATGCGGCAAGGCGGCACGCCCGGACATAAGCAAGCTCAATGCCGTGTGCGCTGCTGCGCGGCGGCATAGACCTCACGAAGCTTGTCGACCGTGACCAAGGTGTAAACCTGAGTGGTAGTCACCGAAGCATGGCCGAGTAGTTCCTGAACCACCCTAACGTCCGCACCCCCGTCCAGGAGGTGTGTTGCGAATGAATGTCGCAACATGTGGGGCGAGACCCCGTTCAGCCCCCCGCGCTCGGCGGCGGCCTGGAGGACCTCCCAGGCGCCCTGGCGGGTGAGTCTTCCCCCTCTGGCGTTGAGGAACAGCCCGGAGGTGCCCCGGCCGCGAGAGGCGATCCGAGGGCGCGCCCGGGTGAGGTAGGCGCCCAGGGCCTCCCTGGCGAAGCGGCCCAGGGGCACCAGCCGCGCGCGCCCGTCCTTGCCGCGCAGGCGCACCCGCTGGATCTCCGTCCCCAGGTCGACGTCGTCCACGGCGAGGCCCACCGCCTCGGAGATGCGGGCGCCCGTGCCGTACAGGAGCTCCAGCAGCGCCCGGTTGCGCAGCGTGAGCGGGGCGCCGTCCGGCCCCGAGGCGGCGATCAGACGCTCCACGTCGTCGACGCTGATCGCCTTCGGCGGTCGTTTGAGCTGGCGCGGCGGATGCACCTCGTGGGCCGGATCGTGATGGCAGACGCCTTCGCGCAACGCGAAACGGTGCAGGCCGCGGACCGCGGAGACGGCCCGCGCCGCCGAGCTGGCGACGAGGGCCTGGTGCTCCTCGTCGCCTTCCCTGAGCGCGGACAGGAAGGCCGTGACGTCGGTCTCGACGACCTCGGCGAAGGTGACGTGGCCACGGTTCTTCAGATGCTCCACGTACCGCAGGAGGTCACGGCGATAGGAGGCCAAGGTGTTGGCGGCCAGGCCCCGCTCCACCGCCAGATGGGCGAGGTAGCTGGAGAGGACGGCCTCCGTCTCGCTCAGGGTGTCCTCCTGTCATGCCTCCGGTGCGTCGGCGGGCCGCAGTGAGGCGAAACCATCCGCCGAAGCGGCGTATGCGGCGAGAATACCGGCCACGGCTTGGGAATTGTGGATCATTCCCTCCATGGCACGCCGAACCGCGTCGGACAGGGGAATCCAGACCACCGGCATGTCGACTTCCTCGTGCCGGTGGACGAAGCCGAGCTCCGCCTCGGGAATGGGACTGACGTCCCTGGCGAGGAAGATCCGGGTCCGCTCGTCGGTCATCCCCGGCGAGGTGAAGGCGTCGACCAGGGTGTGCCAGGTGGCCGCCCTGTAGCTCGCCTCCTCGGCGAGCTCGCGGGCCGCCCCGACGTGGAGCGGCTCGCCCTCGACGTCGCGAAGACCGGCGGGCAGCTCCCAGAGCAGCCGCCGGACGGGGTGGCGGTACTGGCGGATCATCAGCACCCGG
It includes:
- a CDS encoding NUDIX domain-containing protein, which produces MSATEPGERAAGEPEVRDAPEDWKVVSSAEHFRGRVITAVTDAVVMPDGEVVNRDYAVHPGSVAVVALDDQNRVLMIRQYRHPVRRLLWELPAGLRDVEGEPLHVGAARELAEEASYRAATWHTLVDAFTSPGMTDERTRIFLARDVSPIPEAELGFVHRHEEVDMPVVWIPLSDAVRRAMEGMIHNSQAVAGILAAYAASADGFASLRPADAPEA
- a CDS encoding site-specific tyrosine recombinase XerD encodes the protein MSETEAVLSSYLAHLAVERGLAANTLASYRRDLLRYVEHLKNRGHVTFAEVVETDVTAFLSALREGDEEHQALVASSAARAVSAVRGLHRFALREGVCHHDPAHEVHPPRQLKRPPKAISVDDVERLIAASGPDGAPLTLRNRALLELLYGTGARISEAVGLAVDDVDLGTEIQRVRLRGKDGRARLVPLGRFAREALGAYLTRARPRIASRGRGTSGLFLNARGGRLTRQGAWEVLQAAAERGGLNGVSPHMLRHSFATHLLDGGADVRVVQELLGHASVTTTQVYTLVTVDKLREVYAAAQQRTRH
- a CDS encoding segregation and condensation protein A, with the translated sequence MTEQPQTDSDTFRVHLEVFEGPFDLLLGLISKHKLDITEVSLSQVTDEFIAYIRARGPEWDLDQTSHFLLVAATLLDLKAARLLPSGEVDDEEDLALLEARDLLFARLLQYRAYKEVVKVFSGRLADEALRFPRTVPMEAQFANLLPELILGIGPDRLAEIARRAFAPRTPPSVSVAHIYQPLANVRDQAVILVERLRRVRRATFRALTSDCTGTFEVVARFLAVLELYREAAVSFEQVEPLGELHVTWTGSDDGDVAVADDYDESMKREPADD
- a CDS encoding ParA family protein is translated as MTVTTDGSVRGTTPGNPENPWGDTKTAGTPRSGGVLGPTGRPRPVFPDPPPRTVHGPARVVAMVNQKGGVGKTTTTINLGAALAEAGLRVLLVDFDPQGALSVGLGINPLQLDLTVYNLLMERQITARDVLLETGVERMDLLPSNIDLSAAEVQLVTEVAREQVLGRVIKPLLPEYDVCLIDCQPSLGLLTINALACAHGVMVPLECEFFALRGVALLMDTIIKVQERINDELVIEGLLATMYDARTLHGREVLARVVEAFDEKVYHTVINRTVRFPDATVAGEPITSFDSSSLGASAYRELAREVLARWDAL
- the scpB gene encoding SMC-Scp complex subunit ScpB — its product is MTDTAPEPDLRAGLEAILLVVDEPVAEVTLAQVLERPTQEISTALRELSAEYTASGRGFDLREVAGGWRFYTRAEYATLVERFVRDGQQTRLTQAALETLAVVAYRQPVSRARVAAIRGVNSDGVMRTLMTRGLVEEAGTEPESQAVLYRTSSYFLERMGLRDLDELPQLAPFLPDDMESLEEQK